Below is a window of Cytobacillus firmus DNA.
GCTGTTCAGTCTGCAAAGTCGCGCAAGGCCGATATTTTAATCTGTGATACAGCTGGACGTCTCCAAAATAAAGTCAATTTGATGAAAGAATTGGAAAAGGTAAAGCGCGTAATTGAAAGAGAAGTACCTGGTGCCCCGCACGAAGTATTGCTTGTTCTTGACGCTACTACCGGACAAAATGCCATGATTCAGGCTAAGACCTTCAAGGAAGCAACAGATGTTTCCGGTATCGTTCTTACAAAGCTGGATGGTACTGCAAAAGGCGGCATCGTTCTGGCAATCAGAAATGAGCTGGAAATACCTGTGAAATTCGTAGGTTTAGGTGAAAAAATGGATGACCTGCAGGAATTTAATGCAGAACAATATGTCTATGGACTATTTGCAGACATTGTTGAAAAAGAAGCAGAAGAAGAGGAAGAATAAAAATATTACTGATTAAACAGCCTGAGAATCCGTTCTCAGGCTGTTTTTTATATTATAGATAATAGAATGAGAATAAAAAATAGTTTGAAAAATGCAATTTATAGTGTAAAATTACACTATAATGATGGTATTCTTCATTAAGATTAACCTGTAAAACAAATTATTTTAATATCCTCAGGAACTTTTTGTCATTAAGCTGCGTCTATACAATCGAAGAAGTTATCAGGCTGGCAATAATCATTGTTATAGAAGCTGCCTATAAATATAAAAAGCTAATACTTACGATATTTAAAGGGGAGATTGGGTTGCACGGTAAATTAAAAGTAATCATTATGGTGCTATTCTGCTTTGTGTTAATGTTTCATCCATTCCAATCAGCAGAAGCTGCCGGTACAGGCATTAAAGTTACTCTCGATGAGGGCTTTGACGGAAAAGTAAAAAGAGGAAAGGGATTTCCTCTGCGTATTAAGATGGAAAATTCAGGTGACGCATTTAGCGGAGATTTGCTGATAAGTTACCATCCATCTTACAATACCAGCGGTGCGGTTTCTGTAAAAGTAGAGCTGCCTGCCGGAACAGCTAAGGAATATCTGGTTTCCATACCTGGAATGACGGAGGACCACCCCTCCATGTATCAGAATATTCCATTGCTGACTCTTTATGAAGGAGATTGGGAAGACGGAAAAAAAGTTAGTTTTAAAGGAGAAAATACACTAAAGCCTAAATTTGTAGATATGGCTACTGAAGTAATTGGAGTTCTAAGTGAAAACTATGACCGTGTAAAAGAGCTTAGAACACTTCCTTCTAAATCGTTGCTTGAACTTAAAGGGGAAGATTTACCGGATGATGCAACAGGGCTGGAGACACTCGATTACTTGCTTATTGATGAATTTAAGATTTCCCAGCTTAGTGAAAAACAGCAAAAAGCTATAAGGGACTGGATATTCAGTGGTGGAACATTGATTGCCGGAGGAGGACCAGATGCCAGCGGCTCCTATGGAAATTTATATTCACTGCTGCCGATGAAATCAGAAAATGAGTCATCCGCTCCAGTCAAATTCCTTCAGCCGGCAAAGGGAGAGGAGCCAAAATTTGATGAGCTCAACTTCTTCACTGGTCCGGTTGATAAGAGTGCAGAAGTTATTGCAAAAAGCGGCGATCTCCCTGCAGCATTGAAAAAGGAGTATGGAAGCGGGACAATTTTGCAGACAGCTTTTTCACTGGGAGATGAGCCTTTATCTTCATGGCAGGGATATGACACATGGTTTGAAGACTATATGAAACAGGCATCAGGTTCAGGCATTGGATCAACCCCCTATTCACAGGATTATCTCGACCAGCTTTATTGGGAATTTGCAGAAATAAATGAATTCTTTCCTGCATCCAATTTTTCAGTCGGACAGCTTATTGGACTTTTTGCCGGTTATATTATTCTAATAGTGCCTGTGCTTTATTTTGTGTTAAGAAAGCTTGATAAACGGGAGCATTCCTGGTGGATCATACCTTCTATAGCCATTTTAATGGGTGCAGCTGTCTTTGGAATGGGGGCAAAAGACAGAATTTCTCAGCCGCAGCTGAACCAGATGGGGATATATAAAGTGAATAACAATCTGCTTACTGGTTATCAGGCTTCAACCCTGCTGTCAAATAAAAGCGGTGAATACATCCTCTCAATGCCAAAAGGTGAATATAATGCTGTGGTTTATTCAAATAATTCCACTTCATCTGACCCCCTTAGAGGCGGAATCATGGCTGAAAGAGTAAAAAACAATGAGATAATTTTCCCAGAGGTAGAATATTGGTCATCCAAAACCATTTATGGAAAGGCTCAAACAGAAATAAATGGGAAATTGACAGCAGTTGTCACCCTTAAAGAAAAAAGATTAACAGGAACAATTCAAAACCAAAGTGACTTTGATTTTGAAGAATTATATATTTGGTCAGGAAACGAATCAATTAAACTGGGTTCAATTAAAAAAGGTGAGTCCATTAAAGTAGATAAAGCCACAAAACAGTCCCTTCTGAGCAGACCGTACGGAGGAGCATTTAATGGAGGAAATCCTGCCAATAGCCAAAATGATATTAATAAATTAAGAAGAGAAAGGCTTCAATATGCTTCTAATACATTTTTGCTGGGAGATCTTTCACAGCCAGTCCTTGCAGGAATTACAAGAGAATCTGTCATTGATGTAACCATGAAAGGGAAGAAAGCAAAACAGAATAACACCAATCTGATTGTTCAGCCATTTGAGGCCAAAAATGAGTTTTCCGGCGAATTTACATTGAAGGATGGCATGATGGCAGCTGATTGGAATGTGATTAAGGGACAGATTTATGAAAAAGGAATGGACAGCACGAATGGTGAAATGATGCTTGAAGACGGTGAATATGAATATTCTTTAAGCCTTCCGAAGCAGCTTAAAGAGAAAACCTATAAACTGGAAGAAATTTCGGTAAGGATTAATAGCCAAAATGTACAGTATTCATTAAAAAACCATAAAACAGGTGAATGGCTGCCGATTGAACCGGATCAAAGGAGCTTAAAGCTGACGAGTAAAGATGACTTGTCTCAGTATGTTTCAAAAGAGGGCCGATTTATTGTGAAGCTTATTAAATCTTCACAGGGAGATCCATTTGTTCCATTGCCGGCTGTAACAATAAAAGGGGAGGTGGCGAAATGATCGAAATAATAGATTTAACGAAACGATATGGAAAATTCACAGCGCTTGATTCCTTAAATCTTACTATTGAAAAAGGCAGTGTTTTTGGTTTTGTCGGACAGAACGGTGCAGGAAAATCCACAACCTTTTCCATTTTGGCAACACTGCTTGCCCCAACTTCGGGATCGGCTTATGTAAACGGGTATGATGTGCAAAAGGAGCCAAAGCTCGTACGAAAGCAAATTGGCTATATGCCGGACTTCTTCGGGGTTTATGATCAGCTTAAGGCTGATGAGTATCTTCACTTTTACGGTGCAAGTTACGGTATTCCATTCGCAGAACGCGAGAAGCTGATTCCACAGCTGCTCGACCTTGTCAACTTGTCACATAAAAGAGAGTCATATGTGGACCTTCTATCAAGAGGGATGAAACAGCGTCTATGCCTGGCAAGATGCCTGATTCATGACCCAGAAGTGCTGATTCTGGATGAACCTGCATCAGGACTTGACCCGCGAGCAAGGGTAGAAATGAGGGAAATATTAAAAGAATTGAAGAGTATGGGCAAGACGATTTTAATATCTTCACATATTCTGCCTGAGCTTGCAGAAATGTGCGATACCATTGGCATTATTGATCAGGGTAAACTTGTGGCTCAGGGGTCTGTGGCTGATATCCAGTCGCAGCTTAGAGGAGAAAGGCTGATTCGTGTAAAAGTTAATGGGAGTGCTGAAAATGCCATCTCCTTTTTCGAAGATGATCCAAATATTTTTAAATTATCTTTGCTGGAGGACGGGTTATCTTTTCAGTTTATTTACAAAGGGACGCCTGAAGAGCAAACAGAACTTCTTAAAAGAGCCATATTAAGTAATCTGGCCATCACCAGCTTTGCAGAAGCGGAAACAGACCTGGAAGATGTCTTTATGGAAATTACAAAGGGAGTTGAGCTGACATGAAGAATTTAGTCGTAAATCCTGTACTGAATAAAGAATTTAAGCTCCGCTTCCGAAGCTTTAAAAGTTACCTTGGGGTCCTGTTTTACCTCTTGGCCTTAGGGCTTATCATTGTTGGATTCATTTTTATTGAATCACTGTCAAACAACATGCAGGGCTTTTTTAAACCGGAACAGAGCCGGACAATGTTTATGGTTTTATCTATATTGCAGCTTGGCTTGATTCTATTTATTACCCCTGGATTAACAGCAGGGGTAATCAGCAGTGAAAGAGAGAGGCAGACCTTAAATATCATGCTCACGACGACTCAAAGCTCCTCAAGCATTATATTAAGCAAGCTGATCTCTTCCATTTCATATTTAATTCTGCTGATTGCGGCAAGTTTGCCTCTTTATAGCTTTGTGTTTTTATTTGGAGGTATTTCTCCAGGCCAGCTGCTTACGACAATGGGATTTTATTTGTTTACAATCCTGGTTTACGGAAGCATTGGAGTCTTATTTTCAACGCTAATCAGAAAAACCATTGTCTCGATGGTTACCACCTATGGGGTTACTTTATTCTTAGCAGGCGGAACGGCTTTCCTTGCTTTAATTTTTATGCAATTAACAAATGCATATGGATATACTGGAACTCAGCCGACGAATCCGCTGGCATATTTCCCGGCTATGCTCAACCCGGTCATTATTCTGATGAGTACCTTTGAGCCGGAAATGACCAATGAAATTACAAGATCAACAGGCATTGAATTTCCTTTGTGGATTTCATACTTAATTTCATACACTTTCATTTTCATTGGAGCTGTCCTTCTTAGCATTAAAAAACTCCGTCCAAATATGAGAAAGGGCTAGAGTTTATCGCAGTCTAACGGGCAGTAAGACCCCACTTCATGACTAAGAGGAATCAAAGGAGGATAAGTGGGAGTCAAACTGCCCAATCTAGCTGCGGCTCTTAGGGGCTCGAGGTCATAAGCCAATCAGCTGATGGGAAGAAAAGCACTTCCCATCATCTGCTCGTCTTATGTTTGTCACCCCAAGGCAAGTCGCCTCGCTTTATAATGTAAAGGCCCGAAAGAAGGATAAAGACTAAGAACGCCACGTCCTCCCAAAAGCTGTCGCATTTGGTCGTGCGATGCTCATGCTCACAAAGCCTTCCTTGTCCTGTGGGCCTCAACTAACAATCAGTGGGGGATAAAGCTCCCCCACTGATTGAAGTTTCACTTTATTCGGGCAAATCCCCTGGAGAGGGGATTGCCCGAAATTTATAATAAGGGAATGATAACGGTGGAAGACCGCAATCAATATCTTAAACTCTTAAAACCGGTAAAAAGACAGCTCCTCATTCAGCTGACCATTAAGGAATTTCAGGTGTTCCTTTTAGCAGCCGCTGTCTTGGCCTGTTGTCTTATGGTTTTAGCAAGAATTTTCGTTATCCCATACTTGCAAAACTATTTTCTGCTGATTATTTTACTCTCAGCTTTTGGCGCTGCTATTCGGATTTGGAAGAAGCGGCCTGACATAATCCAGGCGGCTTCATTATATAACGGGTTTGTAGCGGAAGATAGGGTTATTACAGCCCATTCTTTCCTTTTGGATGATGCTGTTCTGGCAAGATTGCAGCTTGCAGATGCAGTAAAGCATATGAAAAAGGTACACCATCAGGTTTTAGGCAGGAAGAAGGTTTTCATCCACCCTAAACCTGTTTTAATGTGTTTGGCTTTTCTAGGCCTGGCAGTACTTTTATACATGATTCCGGGAGAGAAAATGGAATTGGCTCAAAAATGGGAGAAGGAAAACAAGTTAGTTGAAGAAGCAAAAGAGGAACTTGAGAAAAAAGCTGAAAAAGAAAAGAATCCTGAAGTAAAAAAAGCATTAGAGAAAGCGAAAGAGAAGATTGCAGAAAAAAAGTCTGCTGAGGAAGCTTTGAAGGAGCTTGCGAACCAAACAAAAAGCCTGGAATTAAAGGCAATCAAAGAAAAAGAAAAATCTCTGAGCCTGGAAAACATGAAAAACACCCTTGATAATAGCGGTTTAAAGCAATTAAGCCGAATGCTGGAGGAGAAAGATCTGGCTTCTTTCCGGGAAGAATTAGCAAAACTTGAGAAGCAGAAAAAAGAACTTAATGAAGAACAAAGCAATGCATTGAAACAGCTTACCGGCAGTGAGGGGCAGCTATCTGAAGAGGAGCTGACAAAACTTATTGAACAGATGGAGAACCTATTGCAATCAGAAGAGCTCTTAAAACAGCTGGCTGCAGCTCAAAAAGCTCTTCAGAGTTCTGGGCTATCATTACAGCAGCAAATGGCTGCGAATGGAATGCCGCCGGGGCAGCTTGCATTTGCGCCTCCCGGGAAGCAGGGGAGCGAGGCGAATAATCCTAATACATCGCCGCCTGCGCAGCAGAATAATTCAAATTCGCAAAATAATCAAAATCAGCCTGGCAATAGCCCAAACAACGGAAATGGCAGCGGCTCCGGAAGTGGTTCAGGATCTGGTTCAGGATCTGGTTCAGGATCTGGTTCAGGCTCAGGCGCAGGGAGTGGTTCGGGCAGCGGTCTTGGTGGAGGTGCCGGACTTGGACAGGGATCCAGGGATCTGCTCACCATTCCATCTGGCATGGAAGGGAAGACGAATATTGAAAATGACAATGGCAGTCTTGGTCAAGGGACTCCAGGCCAGCAATTTGACGGGGAAGGTCCTGTATTAAAGGGAACGATCAGACCTTACAGTGAGGTATTTGGAAATTATGAGGCGTCATACAGGCAGAGCACCGACCGGTATAAGCTGCCGGCTGATTTAGAGGAAATCGTTAAAAATTATTTTACAAGTATAGATCCTGACAAGGAGTGACTTCAATGTCCGTAACACAGGAAAAAGAACAGCAATTCGCAAAAGCAGCAGATATTATTGCAAGAGTGAGAGATGAAATTCAATCATTTATAGTAGGCCAGGAGGAAGTAGTCGAACAAGTATTATGGAGCATTTTCTCAGGAGGCCATGTTTTGCTTGAAGGTTTGCCTGGGCTTGGTAAAACGATGCTGATTAAGACTATTGCAGAAGTGCTGGACCTGAAATTTTCCCGTATTCAATTTACCCCTGATATTATGCCATCCGATATAACCGGAACGATGCTGCTTCAGCCTGATGAAGCAGGCAGGCAAACGTTCAGTTTTCATAAAGGGCCCATATTCGCCAACATCATCCTGGCAGATGAAATTAATAGGGCAACACCTAAGACACAAAGTGCCCTGCTTGAGGCTATGGGAGAAAAAACGGTTACCATTATGGGTGAAACCAAAAGAATGGAAAAGCCATTTTTTGTTCTTGCAACTCAAAACCCGATTGACATGGAAGGAACATATCCTCTGCCGGAGGCGCAAACCGACCGGTTTATCTGTAAGGTAAACGTAGCTTATCCGACGCAGGAAGAATTAAAAGAAATTGCCCGGAGAACTACAGGTGTGCAAAATACTCATTTAAATAAAGCGGCCGGGCTGAATGATGTAGTTGCTCTTCAGGAACTCACAAGAGAAATCCTCGTATCAGAGGATATCCTCGATTATGCTGTATGGCTGATCACTGCCACACACCCGGATTCAGAGGATGCACCGGAAACAGTAAAAGAATACGTCCAATATGGCAGCGGTCCCCGCGGACTCCAGAGTCTGATAAATATGGCAAGAGC
It encodes the following:
- a CDS encoding ABC transporter permease, yielding MKNLVVNPVLNKEFKLRFRSFKSYLGVLFYLLALGLIIVGFIFIESLSNNMQGFFKPEQSRTMFMVLSILQLGLILFITPGLTAGVISSERERQTLNIMLTTTQSSSSIILSKLISSISYLILLIAASLPLYSFVFLFGGISPGQLLTTMGFYLFTILVYGSIGVLFSTLIRKTIVSMVTTYGVTLFLAGGTAFLALIFMQLTNAYGYTGTQPTNPLAYFPAMLNPVIILMSTFEPEMTNEITRSTGIEFPLWISYLISYTFIFIGAVLLSIKKLRPNMRKG
- a CDS encoding AAA family ATPase, with protein sequence MSVTQEKEQQFAKAADIIARVRDEIQSFIVGQEEVVEQVLWSIFSGGHVLLEGLPGLGKTMLIKTIAEVLDLKFSRIQFTPDIMPSDITGTMLLQPDEAGRQTFSFHKGPIFANIILADEINRATPKTQSALLEAMGEKTVTIMGETKRMEKPFFVLATQNPIDMEGTYPLPEAQTDRFICKVNVAYPTQEELKEIARRTTGVQNTHLNKAAGLNDVVALQELTREILVSEDILDYAVWLITATHPDSEDAPETVKEYVQYGSGPRGLQSLINMARARALCSGRFHVSIGDLKNVAYPVLRHRLILNFEGEAAGITADSIIEGLIKENSRGAKS
- a CDS encoding ABC transporter ATP-binding protein, producing MIEIIDLTKRYGKFTALDSLNLTIEKGSVFGFVGQNGAGKSTTFSILATLLAPTSGSAYVNGYDVQKEPKLVRKQIGYMPDFFGVYDQLKADEYLHFYGASYGIPFAEREKLIPQLLDLVNLSHKRESYVDLLSRGMKQRLCLARCLIHDPEVLILDEPASGLDPRARVEMREILKELKSMGKTILISSHILPELAEMCDTIGIIDQGKLVAQGSVADIQSQLRGERLIRVKVNGSAENAISFFEDDPNIFKLSLLEDGLSFQFIYKGTPEEQTELLKRAILSNLAITSFAEAETDLEDVFMEITKGVELT